From one Streptomyces mobaraensis genomic stretch:
- a CDS encoding N-acetylmuramoyl-L-alanine amidase, whose product MSYGSSSRHSGRLRPARRARRARPAVAALTALLLAGAAGCDDGDGPADGAKASAPPGGSPSASAGRSPAAVPPSSPPPEAKNAPPSPSDSPEPPKPSAPPAGDGGGDGPLRGKVVVIDPGHNIHNQQHTAEIDRSVDIGTGRKECDTTGTSTNSGYAEATFSLDVAHRIRSILQAQGATVTLTHDGDRPFGPCVDERAAIGNKAHADAALSVHADGAAPGQRGVHVILPAKVKGGRADTAPIVDPSKELGERVLGRFVQATGSIPSNYIGHNTGLDVRSDLGGLNLSTVPKVFIECGNMRDPQDAAQLTDDGWRQKAAQGIADGIREFVLSR is encoded by the coding sequence GTGTCCTACGGCAGCTCTTCTCGTCACTCCGGCCGCCTCCGGCCCGCCCGGCGCGCCCGCCGCGCCCGTCCGGCCGTCGCGGCCCTGACCGCCCTGCTGCTGGCGGGGGCCGCGGGGTGCGACGACGGTGACGGCCCGGCCGACGGCGCCAAGGCGTCCGCGCCGCCCGGTGGTTCCCCGTCCGCGTCGGCCGGCCGCTCCCCCGCGGCCGTCCCGCCGTCGTCGCCGCCACCGGAGGCGAAGAACGCACCGCCGTCCCCGTCCGACTCCCCGGAACCGCCGAAACCTTCCGCCCCACCCGCGGGCGACGGCGGCGGCGACGGACCGCTCCGCGGAAAGGTCGTCGTCATCGACCCGGGGCACAACATCCACAACCAGCAGCACACGGCGGAGATCGACCGGTCCGTCGACATCGGCACCGGACGCAAGGAGTGCGACACCACCGGCACCTCCACCAACTCCGGTTACGCGGAGGCAACGTTCAGTCTCGACGTCGCCCACCGCATCCGGTCGATCCTCCAGGCGCAGGGCGCGACGGTCACCCTCACCCACGACGGCGACCGGCCGTTCGGCCCCTGCGTCGACGAACGGGCCGCGATCGGCAACAAGGCGCACGCCGACGCCGCGCTCTCGGTGCACGCGGACGGCGCCGCCCCCGGCCAGCGCGGAGTCCACGTGATCCTGCCCGCCAAGGTCAAGGGCGGCCGGGCGGACACCGCCCCGATCGTCGATCCGTCGAAGGAGCTGGGCGAACGCGTCCTCGGCCGGTTCGTCCAGGCGACCGGAAGCATCCCGTCCAACTACATCGGCCACAACACCGGCCTGGACGTCCGGAGCGACCTCGGCGGCCTCAACCTCTCCACCGTGCCGAAGGTGTTCATCGAGTGCGGCAACATGCGCGATCCGCAGGACGCCGCCCAACTCACGGACGACGGCTGGCGCCAGAAGGCGGCGCAGGGGATCGCGGACGGCATCCGGGAGTTCGTCCTGAGCCGGTAG
- a CDS encoding class I SAM-dependent methyltransferase, with amino-acid sequence MPLDEGLALHQAAQTAAAELGRPLLEVGTYCGRSTLLLADAAREAGTTVVTVDHHRGSEEQQPGWEYHDTSLVDDAPGVGRMDTLPTFRRTLYRAGLEDHVVAVVGRSPQVAALWGTPLGLVFIDGGHTDEHATADYEGWAPHLAQGGLLVVHDVFPDPADGGQAPYRVYLRALESGGFTEVSVTGSMRVLRRTGPAI; translated from the coding sequence ATGCCCCTGGACGAGGGCCTCGCCCTCCACCAGGCAGCGCAGACCGCGGCCGCCGAACTCGGCCGCCCCCTCCTCGAAGTGGGCACCTACTGCGGCCGCTCCACCCTCCTCCTCGCCGACGCCGCCCGCGAGGCCGGGACGACGGTCGTGACCGTCGACCACCACCGCGGCAGCGAGGAGCAGCAGCCCGGCTGGGAGTACCACGACACGTCCCTGGTGGACGACGCCCCGGGCGTCGGCCGGATGGACACGCTGCCGACGTTCCGCAGGACGCTGTACCGGGCGGGCCTGGAGGACCACGTGGTCGCGGTCGTGGGCCGCTCGCCGCAGGTGGCCGCGTTGTGGGGGACGCCGCTGGGGCTGGTGTTCATCGACGGCGGGCACACGGACGAGCACGCGACGGCGGACTACGAGGGCTGGGCGCCGCACCTCGCGCAGGGCGGGCTGCTCGTCGTCCACGACGTGTTCCCGGACCCGGCGGACGGCGGCCAGGCCCCGTACCGGGTGTACCTGAGGGCCCTGGAGTCGGGTGGGTTCACGGAGGTGTCCGTGACGGGGTCGATGCGGGTTCTGCGCCGGACGGGCCCCGCGATCTGA
- a CDS encoding response regulator transcription factor: MIRTLLAEDQGMMRGALALLLGLEDDIEVVAQVGNGDEIVPTALETRPDIALLDIELPGRSGLDAAADLRQRLPECRVLILTTFGRPGYLRRAMEAGASGFLVKDGPVEDLAAAIRRVLAGERVIDPALAAAALSAGPNPLTQRERDVLTAAVDGATVADIAAKVHLSPATVRNYLSAAIGKTQTRNRMEAVRAARQNGWL, translated from the coding sequence GTGATCAGGACACTGCTGGCCGAGGACCAGGGGATGATGCGGGGCGCGCTCGCGCTGCTGCTCGGGCTGGAGGACGACATCGAGGTCGTCGCCCAGGTCGGCAACGGCGACGAGATCGTGCCCACCGCCCTCGAAACGCGTCCCGACATCGCCCTCCTCGACATCGAACTGCCCGGCCGCAGCGGCCTCGACGCGGCGGCCGACCTCCGGCAGCGGCTGCCCGAGTGCCGGGTGCTGATACTCACCACCTTCGGGCGGCCCGGCTACCTCCGCCGCGCCATGGAGGCCGGTGCCTCCGGCTTCCTCGTCAAGGACGGCCCCGTCGAGGACCTCGCCGCCGCGATCCGGCGCGTGCTCGCCGGTGAACGCGTCATCGACCCCGCGCTGGCCGCGGCGGCGCTGAGCGCCGGGCCGAACCCGCTGACACAGCGGGAACGGGACGTCCTGACGGCGGCGGTGGACGGCGCGACGGTCGCGGACATCGCGGCGAAGGTGCACTTGTCGCCCGCGACGGTGCGGAACTATCTCTCCGCCGCCATCGGCAAGACGCAGACGCGGAACCGGATGGAGGCGGTGCGGGCCGCTCGGCAGAACGGGTGGTTGTAG
- a CDS encoding TetR family transcriptional regulator translates to MGQKTADPRAASAPAAPLTQRQEARRRSILAATTRLASRGGFDAVQMREVAESSNVALGTLYRYFPSKIHLLVATMQDQLEQLHETLRKRPPTETDPAARVAGTLMRAFRAMQREPHLADAMVRALTFADRSVSAEVDAVSRLTTAIIVDAMDLPVPPGPEQLSVVRVIEHTWHSALITWLSGRASIAQVKIDIETVCGLIGRR, encoded by the coding sequence GTGGGACAGAAGACCGCAGACCCGAGAGCCGCCTCCGCCCCGGCCGCCCCGCTGACCCAGCGTCAGGAGGCACGGCGGCGCAGCATCCTCGCCGCCACCACCCGGCTGGCGAGCCGCGGCGGCTTCGACGCGGTCCAGATGCGCGAGGTGGCCGAGTCGTCGAACGTCGCCCTGGGCACGCTCTACCGCTACTTCCCCTCCAAGATCCATCTGCTGGTCGCCACCATGCAGGACCAGTTGGAGCAGCTCCACGAGACGCTGCGCAAACGCCCGCCGACGGAGACCGACCCGGCCGCCCGCGTCGCCGGCACCCTGATGCGCGCCTTCCGCGCCATGCAGCGCGAACCGCACCTCGCCGACGCCATGGTCCGCGCCCTGACCTTCGCCGACCGCTCGGTCAGCGCCGAAGTGGACGCGGTCTCCCGGCTGACCACGGCGATCATCGTCGACGCGATGGACCTGCCGGTACCGCCCGGCCCGGAACAGCTGTCGGTGGTCCGGGTGATCGAGCACACCTGGCACTCGGCACTGATCACCTGGCTGTCGGGGCGGGCGTCCATCGCCCAGGTGAAGATCGACATCGAGACGGTGTGCGGCTTGATCGGACGACGCTGA
- a CDS encoding glycosyltransferase family 4 protein — protein sequence MTAETAQAVGSRPLPAVSPAGDDAPLRIALLSYKGNPFCGGQGVYVRHLSRELARLGHSVEVIGAQPYPVLDEGVTLTELPSLDLYRQPDPFRTPKRDEYRDWVDALEVGTMWTGGFPEPLTFSLRARRHLAARRGDFDVVHDNQTLGYGLLADLGAPLVTTVHHPVTVDRRLELDAAGDDWKRRLSVRRWYGFTRMQERVARCLPSIVTVSGSSRQEIVDHLGVRPERVHVVPIGADTDLFSPDPSVPVIPGRIVTTSSADVPLKGLVYLVEALAKVRTENPDAHLVVVGRRADDGPVARAIETYGLEGAVEFVKGISDAELVNLVRGAQVACVPSLYEGFSLPAAEAMATGTPLVATTGGAIPEVAGPDGETCLAVPPGDADALAGALKRLLGDGELRRRLGAAGRERVLARFTWRQAAIGTAERYRASIERAAAARARARSGAGPLPVRTSRARP from the coding sequence GTGACCGCTGAGACCGCCCAGGCAGTCGGGTCACGTCCGCTCCCCGCGGTGTCCCCGGCCGGGGACGACGCGCCGCTGCGCATCGCGCTGCTGTCGTACAAGGGCAACCCGTTCTGCGGCGGCCAGGGCGTCTACGTGCGCCACCTCTCCCGCGAACTGGCCCGGCTCGGCCACTCCGTCGAGGTGATCGGCGCCCAGCCGTACCCCGTCCTGGACGAGGGCGTCACCCTCACCGAGCTCCCCAGCCTGGACCTCTACCGGCAGCCCGACCCCTTCCGCACCCCGAAGCGCGACGAGTACCGCGACTGGGTCGACGCGCTGGAGGTCGGCACCATGTGGACCGGCGGCTTCCCCGAGCCGCTCACCTTCTCGCTGCGCGCCCGGCGCCATCTGGCCGCCCGCCGCGGCGACTTCGACGTCGTCCACGACAACCAGACGCTCGGCTACGGCCTGCTCGCCGACCTCGGCGCCCCGCTGGTCACCACCGTCCACCACCCGGTCACCGTCGACCGACGGCTGGAGCTGGACGCCGCGGGGGACGACTGGAAGCGCCGGCTCTCCGTCCGCCGCTGGTACGGCTTCACCCGCATGCAGGAGCGGGTGGCCCGCTGCCTGCCGTCGATCGTCACCGTCTCCGGCTCGTCCCGGCAGGAGATCGTCGACCACCTCGGGGTGCGCCCGGAGCGCGTCCACGTGGTGCCGATAGGCGCCGACACCGACCTCTTCTCGCCCGACCCGTCGGTCCCCGTGATCCCGGGCCGGATCGTCACCACCTCCAGCGCCGACGTCCCGCTCAAGGGCCTGGTGTACCTGGTCGAGGCGCTGGCGAAGGTGCGGACGGAGAACCCGGACGCGCACCTCGTCGTCGTCGGCCGGCGCGCGGACGACGGGCCGGTGGCGCGGGCCATCGAGACGTACGGGCTGGAAGGCGCCGTGGAGTTCGTCAAGGGCATCAGCGACGCCGAGCTGGTGAACCTGGTGCGCGGCGCCCAGGTCGCCTGCGTGCCGTCGCTGTACGAGGGCTTCTCGCTGCCCGCCGCCGAGGCCATGGCCACCGGGACGCCGCTGGTGGCCACCACCGGCGGGGCGATCCCCGAGGTCGCCGGCCCCGACGGCGAGACCTGCCTCGCCGTCCCGCCGGGCGACGCGGACGCCCTCGCCGGCGCCCTGAAACGGCTCCTCGGCGACGGGGAACTGCGCCGCCGCCTCGGTGCCGCCGGACGCGAGCGGGTGCTCGCCCGCTTCACCTGGCGGCAGGCGGCCATCGGGACCGCCGAACGCTACCGGGCCTCGATCGAGCGGGCCGCGGCGGCGAGAGCCCGGGCCCGCAGCGGCGCGGGCCCGCTGCCCGTACGGACTTCCCGCGCCCGCCCGTAG
- a CDS encoding prenyltransferase/squalene oxidase repeat-containing protein has translation MAPSPAARTRRATRPRSGALARKGAVVLAGAAVLSAVAVPAALADASPSAPSSSSAAPGLYGSADPKFDGVFRQSLAFLAQHSMGVTPARPAIDWLAGQQCADGGFPGFRADTGKPCDAAKDEFPDQTAAAVQALAAVGGRGEQVEKGLAWLKGHQNGDGGWGMNPGAESNANSTAAAVGAFAAAGQDPAKVRSKDGKSPYDALLTFQLGCDAPEGERGAFAWAPQKGKLNADNFASAAATTAATAALGKGYLVEPVGKEDKPVQPLACSGGDEKAKPKDAPAAAAASAAYLAKKLDAGRGHLEASMPGAPKGPDYGTTADAVTALAAGGHREAAGKALDWLKSADSKTLAWAEGDNRKGDPGRLAKLVLAARAAGADPRDFGGTDLVQKLNATGPAPESVAKSDEKKNDEKDSSSGNWWFVAVAFVAAVGVGFLFSNRRKKQR, from the coding sequence ATGGCTCCCTCCCCCGCCGCCCGTACCCGCAGGGCCACCCGTCCCCGTAGCGGCGCCCTGGCCCGCAAGGGGGCCGTGGTCCTGGCCGGCGCGGCCGTTCTGAGCGCCGTCGCCGTCCCGGCCGCCCTCGCCGACGCGTCCCCGTCGGCCCCCTCCTCCTCAAGTGCCGCCCCCGGCCTCTACGGCAGTGCCGACCCGAAGTTCGACGGCGTCTTCCGGCAGTCGCTGGCGTTCCTCGCCCAGCACTCCATGGGCGTCACCCCGGCCAGGCCGGCGATCGACTGGCTGGCCGGGCAGCAGTGCGCGGACGGCGGGTTCCCGGGCTTCCGGGCCGACACCGGGAAGCCGTGCGACGCGGCCAAGGACGAGTTCCCCGACCAGACCGCCGCCGCCGTGCAGGCGCTCGCGGCGGTCGGCGGGCGCGGCGAGCAGGTCGAGAAGGGCCTGGCCTGGCTGAAAGGCCACCAGAACGGGGACGGCGGCTGGGGCATGAACCCCGGCGCCGAGAGCAACGCCAACTCCACGGCCGCCGCCGTCGGCGCGTTCGCCGCGGCCGGCCAGGACCCGGCGAAGGTCCGGTCCAAGGACGGCAAGAGCCCCTACGACGCGCTCCTCACCTTCCAGCTCGGCTGCGACGCGCCGGAGGGTGAGCGCGGCGCGTTCGCGTGGGCGCCGCAGAAGGGCAAGCTCAACGCCGACAACTTCGCGTCCGCCGCGGCCACCACGGCCGCCACGGCCGCCCTCGGCAAGGGCTACCTCGTCGAACCGGTCGGCAAGGAGGACAAGCCCGTCCAGCCGCTCGCCTGCTCCGGCGGCGACGAGAAGGCCAAGCCGAAGGACGCGCCCGCCGCCGCCGCGGCCTCCGCCGCGTACCTGGCGAAGAAGCTCGACGCCGGCCGCGGCCACCTGGAGGCGTCCATGCCCGGCGCCCCCAAGGGCCCCGACTACGGCACCACCGCCGACGCGGTCACCGCGCTCGCCGCGGGCGGCCACCGCGAGGCGGCCGGCAAGGCGCTGGACTGGCTGAAGTCGGCCGACAGCAAGACCCTGGCGTGGGCCGAGGGCGACAACCGCAAGGGCGACCCCGGCCGGCTGGCCAAGCTGGTGCTCGCGGCCCGCGCGGCGGGCGCCGACCCGCGCGACTTCGGCGGCACCGACCTCGTACAGAAGCTGAACGCGACCGGCCCGGCCCCGGAGTCCGTCGCGAAGTCCGACGAGAAGAAGAACGACGAGAAGGACTCGTCGTCCGGTAACTGGTGGTTCGTGGCCGTCGCCTTCGTCGCCGCCGTCGGCGTGGGCTTCCTCTTCAGCAACCGCCGGAAGAAGCAGCGGTGA
- a CDS encoding SCO2322 family protein, with translation MTAVPSFRTTAARLLAGLLAVLAGVTAAAPAHAAGYRYWSFWQADGKKQADGKDGSHGWTYATQGPSTARPGDGDTVGFRFAVSADSSDATKPRTAPDFAAVCDRTPARGGGKRIAVVLDFGTPADAPGGERPPAARTACARVADDASAADALAAVAKPLRYNSAALLCGIEGYPRTGCGEKADATAPKSERPKSEKPRAEPADDGGGPSAGLIGGVAAVVALGAAGVWQARRRRAR, from the coding sequence GTGACCGCTGTCCCCTCCTTCCGCACCACCGCGGCCCGGCTGCTCGCCGGCCTGCTGGCGGTCCTCGCCGGGGTGACGGCCGCCGCGCCCGCGCACGCGGCCGGCTACCGCTACTGGTCGTTCTGGCAGGCCGACGGCAAGAAGCAGGCCGACGGGAAGGACGGGAGCCACGGCTGGACGTACGCCACCCAGGGCCCGTCCACGGCCCGGCCCGGCGACGGCGACACCGTCGGCTTCCGCTTCGCCGTCAGCGCGGACTCCTCCGACGCGACGAAGCCGCGTACCGCACCGGACTTCGCCGCCGTCTGCGACCGGACGCCCGCCCGGGGCGGCGGCAAGCGGATCGCCGTCGTCCTTGACTTCGGCACGCCCGCCGACGCCCCCGGCGGCGAACGCCCGCCCGCGGCCCGGACCGCCTGCGCGCGGGTCGCGGACGACGCCTCGGCCGCCGACGCGCTCGCGGCCGTCGCCAAGCCGCTGCGCTACAACTCGGCCGCCCTGCTGTGCGGCATCGAGGGCTACCCGCGGACGGGCTGCGGCGAGAAGGCGGACGCCACCGCGCCGAAGTCCGAGAGGCCGAAGTCCGAGAAGCCGAGGGCCGAACCGGCGGATGACGGAGGCGGCCCCTCCGCCGGCCTGATCGGCGGCGTCGCGGCCGTCGTCGCCCTCGGCGCCGCCGGCGTGTGGCAGGCGCGCCGCCGGCGCGCGCGGTGA
- a CDS encoding prenyltransferase/squalene oxidase repeat-containing protein, protein MTTHSRRPGRLERLVLPGVLTAEQLDATVAGIAAGQREDGAIPWFRGHHLDPWDHVEAAMALDTAGEHGRAEAAYRWLAEHQNPDGSWYAAYADGDHREPTDRARETNFVAYVAVGVWHHYLSTGDDAFLDRMWPTVFAAVEFVLTLQQPGGQIGWKREAADGEGGGADVTDALLTGSSSIHQALRCALAIAEHREEPQPDWELATGLLAHAIRRHPERFLDKSRYSMDWYYPVLGGAVTGPEAAARIAEGWDRFVVPGLGVRCVLPNPWVTGGESCELALALWVMGESDRALEILRWIQHLRADNGMYWTGYVFEDDAVWPEELTTWTAGSLLLAVAALGGDEATTAVFGGERLPRGLEPDCCG, encoded by the coding sequence GTGACCACCCACAGCCGCCGCCCCGGCCGGCTCGAACGCCTCGTCCTCCCCGGCGTCCTGACCGCCGAACAGCTCGACGCGACCGTCGCCGGCATCGCCGCCGGGCAGCGCGAGGACGGCGCCATACCCTGGTTCCGCGGCCACCACCTCGACCCCTGGGACCACGTCGAGGCCGCCATGGCCCTGGACACCGCGGGCGAGCACGGCCGCGCCGAGGCCGCCTACCGCTGGCTCGCCGAGCACCAGAACCCCGACGGCTCCTGGTACGCCGCGTACGCCGACGGCGACCACCGGGAGCCCACCGACCGCGCCCGCGAGACCAACTTCGTCGCGTACGTCGCCGTCGGCGTCTGGCACCACTACCTCTCCACCGGCGACGACGCCTTCCTCGACCGCATGTGGCCGACGGTCTTCGCCGCCGTCGAGTTCGTCCTCACCCTCCAGCAGCCGGGCGGCCAGATCGGCTGGAAGCGGGAGGCGGCGGACGGTGAGGGGGGTGGCGCCGACGTCACCGACGCCCTGCTCACCGGCTCGTCCTCCATCCACCAGGCACTGCGCTGCGCCCTCGCCATCGCCGAGCACCGCGAGGAGCCGCAGCCGGACTGGGAGCTCGCCACGGGTCTGCTGGCGCACGCGATACGCCGGCACCCGGAGCGGTTTCTGGACAAAAGCCGTTACTCCATGGACTGGTACTACCCGGTGCTCGGCGGCGCGGTCACCGGCCCGGAGGCCGCGGCGCGCATCGCCGAGGGCTGGGACCGCTTCGTCGTCCCCGGCCTGGGCGTGCGCTGCGTCCTGCCCAACCCCTGGGTGACCGGCGGCGAGAGCTGCGAACTCGCCCTCGCCCTCTGGGTGATGGGCGAGTCGGACCGGGCCCTGGAGATCCTCCGCTGGATCCAGCACCTGCGCGCCGACAACGGCATGTACTGGACGGGCTACGTCTTCGAGGACGACGCCGTGTGGCCCGAGGAGCTCACCACCTGGACGGCCGGTTCGCTGCTGCTGGCGGTGGCCGCGCTGGGCGGCGACGAGGCGACGACGGCGGTGTTCGGCGGCGAACGGCTGCCCCGCGGCCTGGAACCGGACTGCTGCGGCTGA
- a CDS encoding M1 family metallopeptidase, whose product MNRTPEAAPRSVPYRTPPAALALPLALVLVLVTGCDGGGGGGGGPEEGGTGVGDPVFPTLGNSGYDVRHYGLTLDYRPDGNALDGNAVITARATKELSAFTLDLTGLKVTSAKVDGKPAKTSRSGTKLRIELAHPLARDREFRAEIAYEGRPKTIRDRDGATEGWVETDHGAVGLGEPEGSMAWFPGNHHPSDKAAYDFTVSVPKGFTAVANGESRGTKTVKDEHGDDWTTFRWHSGEPMASYVASVAIGEFKTLETTAPAGGGKGDVPVYIAYAAGEDAAGRHMKEMVPKVLAWEEKLFGPYPFASSGAVIDRNPYVHYPLETQTKPYYEKPPKDKIIVHELAHQWFGNSVTPRTWRDMWLNEGFAQYTEWMWEAQQQKKRTERQIFDDYYDGRDPESRGEEGEDIWAFPPAYPTAETISGRPVYGRGAMVLHKLRETVGDATFFDILRTWARDHRYGNAGTDDFIRLCEKKAGRDLGDLFDTWLFKAAKPDHR is encoded by the coding sequence ATGAACCGGACGCCGGAAGCCGCCCCCCGCTCGGTGCCGTACCGGACGCCGCCCGCCGCTCTCGCCCTCCCGCTCGCCCTGGTCCTCGTGCTCGTCACGGGCTGCGACGGCGGGGGCGGGGGCGGCGGGGGCCCGGAGGAGGGCGGGACGGGCGTCGGCGACCCGGTCTTCCCCACCCTCGGCAACAGCGGCTACGACGTACGGCACTACGGCCTGACCCTCGACTACCGGCCCGACGGCAACGCCCTCGACGGCAACGCCGTCATCACCGCCCGCGCGACGAAGGAACTGAGCGCGTTCACCCTCGACCTGACAGGACTGAAGGTGACGTCCGCCAAGGTCGACGGGAAGCCCGCGAAGACCTCCCGCTCCGGCACCAAGCTCAGGATCGAACTGGCGCACCCGCTCGCCAGGGACCGGGAGTTCCGCGCGGAGATCGCCTACGAGGGCCGGCCGAAGACGATCCGCGACCGGGACGGCGCCACGGAGGGCTGGGTCGAGACGGACCACGGAGCGGTCGGACTCGGCGAGCCGGAGGGCTCGATGGCCTGGTTCCCGGGCAACCACCACCCGTCCGACAAGGCGGCGTACGACTTCACCGTCTCCGTTCCCAAGGGCTTCACCGCCGTCGCCAACGGCGAGTCGCGGGGCACGAAGACGGTCAAGGACGAGCACGGGGACGACTGGACCACCTTCCGCTGGCACAGCGGCGAGCCGATGGCGAGCTATGTGGCGAGCGTGGCGATCGGCGAGTTCAAGACGCTGGAGACGACGGCCCCGGCGGGCGGGGGCAAGGGCGACGTGCCGGTGTACATCGCCTACGCGGCGGGGGAGGACGCGGCCGGGCGGCATATGAAGGAGATGGTGCCCAAGGTGCTGGCGTGGGAGGAGAAGCTGTTCGGCCCGTACCCCTTCGCGTCGTCCGGCGCGGTCATCGACCGGAACCCATACGTCCACTATCCGCTGGAGACCCAGACCAAGCCGTACTACGAGAAGCCGCCGAAGGACAAGATCATCGTCCATGAGCTGGCCCACCAGTGGTTCGGCAACTCCGTCACCCCGCGCACCTGGCGCGACATGTGGCTCAACGAGGGCTTCGCCCAGTACACCGAGTGGATGTGGGAGGCGCAGCAGCAGAAGAAGCGCACGGAACGGCAGATCTTCGACGACTACTACGACGGCAGGGACCCCGAGAGCCGCGGCGAGGAGGGCGAGGACATCTGGGCCTTCCCGCCCGCCTATCCGACCGCCGAGACGATATCCGGCCGGCCCGTGTACGGCCGGGGCGCGATGGTGCTGCACAAGCTGCGCGAGACCGTCGGCGACGCGACGTTCTTCGACATCCTCCGCACCTGGGCGCGCGACCACCGGTACGGCAACGCCGGCACCGACGATTTCATCCGGCTCTGCGAGAAGAAGGCGGGCCGTGACCTGGGCGACCTCTTCGACACCTGGCTCTTCAAGGCGGCCAAGCCCGACCACCGCTAG
- a CDS encoding class I SAM-dependent methyltransferase: MLTVDFSRFPLAAGDRVLDLGCGAGRHAFECYRRGARVVALDRNADEIREVAKWFAAMKEAGEAPAGATATAMEGDALALPFPDESFDVVIISEVMEHIPDDKGVLAEMVRVLKPGGRIAVTVPRYGPEKVCWALSDAYHEVEGGHIRIYKADELLRKMEEAGLKPYGTHHAHGLHSPYWWLKCAFGVDNDKALPVRAYHKLLVWDIMKKPAATRLAEQVLNPVIGKSFVAYATKPHLPADAATGAEAAASATSGSSAEDRA, translated from the coding sequence GTGCTGACCGTCGATTTCTCCCGCTTCCCGCTCGCCGCCGGCGACCGCGTCCTCGACCTGGGCTGCGGTGCGGGCCGGCACGCCTTCGAGTGCTACCGGCGCGGCGCCCGGGTGGTCGCCCTCGACCGCAACGCGGACGAGATCCGCGAGGTCGCCAAGTGGTTCGCCGCCATGAAGGAGGCCGGCGAGGCCCCGGCCGGCGCCACCGCCACCGCCATGGAGGGCGACGCCCTGGCCCTGCCCTTCCCCGACGAGAGCTTCGACGTCGTCATCATCTCCGAGGTCATGGAGCACATCCCCGACGACAAGGGCGTGCTCGCCGAGATGGTCCGCGTCCTGAAGCCGGGCGGCCGGATCGCCGTGACCGTGCCCCGCTACGGTCCCGAGAAGGTCTGCTGGGCGCTCAGCGACGCCTACCACGAGGTCGAGGGCGGCCACATCCGCATCTACAAGGCCGACGAACTGCTGCGCAAGATGGAGGAGGCCGGGCTCAAGCCGTACGGCACCCACCACGCGCACGGTCTGCACAGCCCCTACTGGTGGCTCAAGTGCGCCTTCGGCGTCGACAACGACAAGGCGCTGCCCGTCCGCGCGTACCACAAGCTGCTGGTCTGGGACATCATGAAGAAGCCGGCGGCCACGCGCCTCGCCGAGCAGGTCCTCAACCCGGTCATCGGCAAGAGCTTCGTCGCCTACGCGACCAAGCCGCACCTGCCGGCCGACGCCGCGACGGGCGCCGAGGCCGCCGCCTCCGCAACCTCCGGCTCGTCCGCGGAGGACCGCGCGTGA